GTCCTGCTTCATACGATTTCCTCTTCTCTCTTCTTTTCGATCAAATCTTGTTCGGGGCGTAGCACCAATCCTGCGGGCGAACGCGAAAAGGCGCAGCTCTGCTCTGCGGCTATACCGCCGTCTGCAGGCTGCGCTCTCGTTTGCAGTCTTCCATGAGCTGAGATCTGCCAGCACTATCCACGGCGACACCACGCAGATCCGTCATCGTCAGCGGCTCCACCAGCAAGGCCATTTGCTGCCCTGCACGTGCGTTCCAGCCGAATCTGATCGGTCCGTGCGTACTTCCATGTCGGATTGTGTCTCCGGTGGGGATGGAGTTTACTTGCGGATTCCCAGCTTCCCGATCACGTCACGATAGCGATCGGCGTCGCACTTCTTCAGGTAATCAAGCAGACGGCGGCGCTTGCTCACGAGCATCAACAGCCCGCGGCGCGATCCGTGGTCCTTCTTGTGTTCCTTGAAGTGCTCCGTCAACTCACCGATGCGCTCGCTCAGAATGGCAATCTGAACCTCGGGGCTACCGGTGTCGGTGTCATGGGTGCGAAACTTCGCAATAATATCGGTCTTCTTAGCGGCGGCTAACACTGCTGTCTTCTGCTCCTGATTTTCTTCTAGTCCACTCTTAGTGTCTACCCAAGGATAGCACATGCCCGCCCCATCCGGCCCGGTGTAAACCACCCAAATCAAACAAGCATCGCCACTTCCACCTTACTCCTTACGATCGCTTTCGGCGTACTCGCGAATCTCGCCCGTCCACCGCAGAAACCGCAACAACTGCCCCCGCTCCTTCGCAAACAGCCTCCAGAAGTCCCCGGCTGTAATCGTCTCCGCCCGCTGCCCGGAGTAAGTCTCCAGCCGCCATCGCAGATAAGGACTCCGCCACGGTCTCAGCCTGTGTCCTTCCGTCGCATGCCACAGAAATCTCAATCCACCGATCACTCTTCCAGCATAAAGCAACCGGCGGCGCCATCCGTCAAGCCGCTTGCAACAGCGGAACGACTCGAATCTTCACCTGGTCGGCGGTAAACGGCTTGCAGATATACCCCTGCGCCCCGGCTGCAATCGCACGCAGCACAAACGGCTCGCTACCCTCGGTCGTGATCATCACCACTGGAACCCCCGGCGCCAGATTCGCATCACGCCGCGCCTCCAGAAACTGCAGCCCATCCATCACCGGCATATTGATGTCACTCAGAATCAGTCCGATCGGCGAAGCCTTCCCTGCATCGTCTCGCAGAACCTGCAGCGCCTCCTCGCCGTTGGAAGCCTGCAGCACCTCGGTCAGTTCCAGTCCCGACTGACGCAGCGCTCTCTCAACCACCTTACGCATCACGGAAGAATCATCCACAATTAGCGCTCGCACCTATCCTCCACAGTCTCAATGAGACATCTCCCTCTCTATCGACCGCAAAGCTCGATCCTTGAATCGCTCCGCTGTTCTTAACTCCTTCTAACCTCGCGCCTCCAACTTCGGCATCAAAACTGCTTTAACCTCCGGCATGGACAGCGGACTCTACGCGGCATACACCGGTCTCATGGCGCGCACCCAGGCGCTCGACACCGCCGCCAACAATGTCGCCAACGCGGGAACCAACGGATTCCGCGCCCAGCGCGACTACTTCCGCTCCGCGCTCGTCGATGGACTCTCCCCAAACTCTCTCGGCGAGTCCCAGGTAGGCAACACCGTCAACGATTTCGGCATCCTTGGCGGCAATCACCTCGACCTGGGCCAGGGACAGCTCCAGACCACCGGCAACCCGCTCGACCTCGCCATTCAAGGCAGCGGCTTCTTCGCCATCAAGACGGCACAGAGCATCCAGTACACCCGCGACGGAGCCTTCACCCGCTCCTCCACAGGAGTTTTGCAAACCAACCTTGGCGAGCCTGTGCTCGATAAGAGCCAGCAGCCGATCACCATCCCCACTGGCTCCATCCACATCGCCCCCGATGGGACCGTCTCCGTCTCAACAGCAGACGGCAGTGCAGCCGTAGGCCAGATCGGCGTCTTCACCTTCTCCGATTCATCCACCCTCTCCGCCGAGGGAACCAACCGCTTCTCCGCCAACGGAGCGAAGCCGGCCATCGCCGACGGTGCAATCCAGCAAGGGGCCCTCGAAGGAGCCAACGAGGACGCCATCCACGGAACCATGCAACTCATCCTCGTCCAGCGACAGGCAGAGATGATGCAAAAGGCGCTCAGCGTCTTCAACAACGACTTCGACAAGACCGCGGCTGAAGAGCTACCGCGAGTCTGAACCGGCAGGTCAAAAAATAAGGAGTACACATGATCCGAGCCCTCTACACGGCCGCCAGCGGTATGAGCGCCCAGCAAGCCAACCTCGACACCATCGCCAACAACCTCGCCAACTCCGCAACCGCAGGCTTCCGCGCCCGCAGGCTCCAGTTCGAGGACATGATCTACCAGAACATAATCACGCCCGGCACCGCGCAGAGCCAGCAGACCGTCTCCGCCGGCCTCCAGATCGGCCTCGGAACCCGCTCGGTGGCCACCGAGATGGTCCAGACCCAGGGCAACTTCAACCAGACCGGCAGCCCCTTCGACCTCGCCATCCAGGGAGCAGGCTTCTTTCAGGTCTCGCGCCCCGACGGAGTCCTCGCCTACACGCGCTCCGGAAACTTCCACATGAACAACCAGGGACAGATCACCACAGCCGACGGCGACATTCTTCTTCCCGCCATCACCATCCCATCCAACGCCAGCGCTCCCACCATCTCGCAATACGGCGTCGTCTCGGTCACACTTGCCGGCCAGACCACCCCAACTCAGCTCGGCACCATTCAACTCGCCACCTTCGCCAATCCTGGCGGCCTAAGTTCCATCGGAGGCAATCTCTTTGAGCCAACCGGCTCCTCCGGTAACGCCATCACCGATACACCCGGCGGCAATAGTGGAGTAGGGACCCTCCAGCAAGGCTACCTCGAAAACTCCAACGTCGACGTCGTCGAGGAGTTCGTCCAGATGATCCTCGCGCAGCGCGCCTACGAGAGCAACTCCAAGGTCATCCACGCCGCCGATGACATGTACTCGCAGGTAAACAACATAATCCGTTAGCTCATGGACTCCGCCACATAAACCTGTCATTCCGACCGGAGTGGAGGGATCTCACGTGTTGCTACAACACAGGAAGAACATGCATCGCCGCCCAACCCACACTGTTCAACTCGCCTGCCTCACTGCCCTATGGGGACTCGCCGCCACTCCGCGTTCTTTCGCCGTCTGCATCAACGCGCAAGACGCGGCTGCCGTCCGCTGGGATCCCATCCTGCATCAGCAATGGAGAACCACCACTGACTGCGAACACCCCGAACGTCCCGCACAGTCAAGGCTGATCGCTTCATCCTGGACACTCGCTCGAACCAACCCTACAGCCAACTTGGCTTCAAAGCCCACCGCCCCGTTGGTCGTCCGCGCCGGCGAAAGAGTCCACCTGTGGGGCCAGGAGGCCAACGTCCGAATGGAGATCACAGGCATCGCCGAAGAGAGCGGCGCCATCGGCTCCTTCGTTCACGTGCGCCTCACACAACCAACCGCAGGCGTATCCGAACAGCAACTGCGGGGAATCGTCCGCGGCCCCTCCAACGTGGAGATGCAGCGATGACACGCACCCCGCTCAGCACTCTCTCCCTCACCGTTCTTCTGATCGCCGTCTCGCTGCAAGCGCAGCCCGAGGCAGACAAAAAGAACGCCAGGCTCAAAACGAACGTAGCCTCGGCCTCGCTCGCTGCGTACCTTGACCGCGTCCGCGCTGAAAACTCCACGCAGCCCACTCCCGGCTCCATCTGGATCGACAGCGGCCGCCTGACGCGCATCACCACCGACGTCCGCGCCATGCGCCCGCACGATCTCATCTCTGTTGTCGTCTCCGAGAACCTCAACGCCTCCACCGACGGCTCGGTGAAAAACTCCCGAGCCTCCAACGCCAGCTCGCAGGTCTCCTCACTCTTCGGCGCGCTCCACCCAAGCAGCGCCCTGCAGAACCTCGTCAATCAAAACTCCGCCGCCGGCCTCAACGCCCAGGGAACCACCGCCACCAACTCCAGCCTCAGCACCACGCTCGGCGGACAGGTCATCGACGTTCTCCCCAATGGCATGCTCGTCATCGAGGCCGCCCGCCAGGTCGAGTTCAGCGAGCAGACCCAGACCATCAT
The Edaphobacter bradus genome window above contains:
- the rpsO gene encoding 30S ribosomal protein S15, which gives rise to MLAAAKKTDIIAKFRTHDTDTGSPEVQIAILSERIGELTEHFKEHKKDHGSRRGLLMLVSKRRRLLDYLKKCDADRYRDVIGKLGIRK
- a CDS encoding response regulator, with protein sequence MRALIVDDSSVMRKVVERALRQSGLELTEVLQASNGEEALQVLRDDAGKASPIGLILSDINMPVMDGLQFLEARRDANLAPGVPVVMITTEGSEPFVLRAIAAGAQGYICKPFTADQVKIRVVPLLQAA
- a CDS encoding flagellar hook-basal body protein gives rise to the protein MDSGLYAAYTGLMARTQALDTAANNVANAGTNGFRAQRDYFRSALVDGLSPNSLGESQVGNTVNDFGILGGNHLDLGQGQLQTTGNPLDLAIQGSGFFAIKTAQSIQYTRDGAFTRSSTGVLQTNLGEPVLDKSQQPITIPTGSIHIAPDGTVSVSTADGSAAVGQIGVFTFSDSSTLSAEGTNRFSANGAKPAIADGAIQQGALEGANEDAIHGTMQLILVQRQAEMMQKALSVFNNDFDKTAAEELPRV
- the flgG gene encoding flagellar basal-body rod protein FlgG; translation: MIRALYTAASGMSAQQANLDTIANNLANSATAGFRARRLQFEDMIYQNIITPGTAQSQQTVSAGLQIGLGTRSVATEMVQTQGNFNQTGSPFDLAIQGAGFFQVSRPDGVLAYTRSGNFHMNNQGQITTADGDILLPAITIPSNASAPTISQYGVVSVTLAGQTTPTQLGTIQLATFANPGGLSSIGGNLFEPTGSSGNAITDTPGGNSGVGTLQQGYLENSNVDVVEEFVQMILAQRAYESNSKVIHAADDMYSQVNNIIR
- a CDS encoding flagella basal body P-ring formation protein FlgA; the protein is MHRRPTHTVQLACLTALWGLAATPRSFAVCINAQDAAAVRWDPILHQQWRTTTDCEHPERPAQSRLIASSWTLARTNPTANLASKPTAPLVVRAGERVHLWGQEANVRMEITGIAEESGAIGSFVHVRLTQPTAGVSEQQLRGIVRGPSNVEMQR
- a CDS encoding flagellar basal body L-ring protein FlgH, which translates into the protein MTRTPLSTLSLTVLLIAVSLQAQPEADKKNARLKTNVASASLAAYLDRVRAENSTQPTPGSIWIDSGRLTRITTDVRAMRPHDLISVVVSENLNASTDGSVKNSRASNASSQVSSLFGALHPSSALQNLVNQNSAAGLNAQGTTATNSSLSTTLGGQVIDVLPNGMLVIEAARQVEFSEQTQTIILRGLVRPEDISQQNQVLSTAISSLELEVRGKGIITDYTHRPNVLVRLLQKALIF